DNA from Vitis vinifera cultivar Pinot Noir 40024 chromosome 19, ASM3070453v1:
AGTGTGTGTTGaatagaatttcattatttgaaatatattggAAATCCCCAACTTGGTAGCACAAACTCACCACTTGCattctttatcaaaacattcaacaagCAATAACTTAGTAGTGGATTTAGTTTTTTTGAACTCAAACTTCcttttcagagccatcatatacAACTTCCTTTataattctttcttatttgagCATATTTGGTGCTCTTCTAGATGGTCATCACTAATTCCACTAACTATAGGTTGTTGCATCATGTTTTGCCTTTCATTTGCTACATTTTCGATTATAGTGGGATTTTCATGTATGAAACCATCATTTGTATCAATCATGGTCAAGATTTCTGCACTCTGAGTTGAACCAGTTCTGAATGAGCCAATTTGGGTCACTTGCTTATCACTAGTAGGGTTAGTATTCATCCTATAATCCTCCTCATTAATTGCAGTCTCATTCATGTTCCAATCATGAACTTTATACCCTTCAAGTGACTCATTTTGAAATCTTGGTCCATTTTCACCATCAACAGTAAGAGTTTCAACTGAATCACAATGAATGTGTCTACTTTTTTGCATCAACATTGAGTCCCCATTCAATTCTTTATCAATCTCAGAAGGCATATGACATTCAAAATAAGAATTGCAAATTGATTTCTGATTGTGATTATCAATTCTCTTTTCAACTATGATGCACAATGGAACAGACAGCTTACCATTTGTACAATTTAAACCAATAAAGAATTTCACATCCCCATCATCAGTTAGTTGTCTAGGACTTGTGGGTATGTTGGCATTGAATACATACttcattgaaagaaaacaatttgttgGATCTAGCTTCAGAATATGATGGACAACCCCTAATAACTCTTTATATGATATAGTTTTCGGGATCTCAATGCCTTTACCTTTGCTTCCTTCGAAATAGAAAACATTTCCATCTCGTACCCATTCTCCTTCATATAAAAGCATTATTCCTACTTAATCAACcactaaaataacaaaataattcaattagtggcatcaacaaacaatattagaatattttttagttacatCATAGCATTAGCACCAATAAGTaggtattaattttaaaaaactcattcattattaaatacatattatttcattatacatatttatttttttaataaacaacaaataaataacattattaatCATCTTTACTACCTTAAATAATACCAATAATGCTAAAGAAATACAATGtatatagttattaaataaattcaaacattGTAActataaactattttaaacaataaaaatatatttatttactaaaagatTGGTTATGTTGTAATTCATTTAATGTCAAGGGTAATTTGCAAATGATTCAACTCAAATtgagtataattaaataaaataacaataatataatgttactataaaataactatatacaATCTTAACTTACGTCAAGTTCAACTTAACACACGTCAAGTTCAACTTAATATCCGTAAGGTTTtgatatataactaaaaaagataactttatatattatatcaaaacCTTATTCACACATATTTACATCTATATAAAGAACAAATATGCAAACAATACCAAAACCATCATAAAATTCCATAAGTTTTATTACTTaccatcatttgatttttccatataGACAATGTTTCTCCACACTACACTTTTTAAGTTGattgtttccttcttttaatCCTTTTTTTCATGGCCGTAAAagatatcaaaaaaattataataatttcaaacttatttaaatatttactacatctcattaaatgtttgaaaatattcaataaataaaacatgaaagaaaaaaatatggaaaaataaaaataaacgtaCACTGTTTATCCAACCACAACTTAAAACGCTTTAAGTTGAAGAAATCCAAAGAGAAATTGTGTGAGACTTGAAGAAATGAACTGAAAAGAGAGAAATGGAATAacaggagaaaatgaaaaaaaaatgagaaagtggaagaaataataaaaaaagaggtgaatggagggaaataaaattagaatgggAGGGAAAAAGAGTTGAAGTAGctgaggggtatttttgtccaaatcGGGTCATTTTGGAGGCTATTAAAAGTGGGGGGTTAGTTTTACAATATCGAGGGatttttgtcccttttaatAAGTTGGAGGAGGGGAAAGGAGGGGGTTAGTTTTGCAATATTGAGGgaattttatcccttttaattGGTTATCCCTATTTTCCCCCCTCAATTTGTAagctttttcaataaaattaaccaaTCAAATATCAAAACCCTTATTaagttcaaaaaatatatatacaaaattcaATGCAAATAATGTCTTGGAATCACTCCAAAATGggctttaaatttttatttttattttaaaattcatctcataatatttgttttatttatttatcttttttttttatatatataaaaaaaaactcaaatttattgAAAGTTTTCTTTTGCATGCGAGGCCATAATCTTTTTCCAAGCATGTTTTATTTTccaatcatttaaaaataatataattttttttatgagactATTATCCAAAAGTtgtaccaaaattttcattttttaacactaactctaataaataaatttaaattttaaaaaaatagaaataaattaaaatataaaacgcGCCTGAGTGAAGTGAAATACAATTTAAGATATAcatcaattttgtaaaatatgatttaaaatctaattcgattaataaaaactttaaaattcaaaatatttaaaagaaatattcaattaaaaaaagtaataaaattatataaattttaatatatcattaaaattttcaaaaataaaaataaaagggtttaaaaaggaaaagtaaaattgACAAGACACATTTTCAATAAGACGTACAAAGCATTGACATGCTTAAAGCGCACCTCTTAAAACTATGGACCTTAATCATATTCGATGTATTTTGAATGGCCTACACTTACAAAGATGAATGAATGAGCTAGATTTAAAGATCTGACTAGTGGGAACTGAGTCAACCAGCCCTGATCACATCCCAAACTTTTAAGCTATATTCCttccaatataaaaaaattgatcttcatgTGCCTTCCTTGTCACATCCCACCACACTTtcccatttctttttcttacacGCATTTTGCCTaatccaaatataaaatttagggttttaattataaatatataattatgataattaattattttagaataatattTCCCCATTAgggtttaattttatttatttttaagttaatggGTGCAGCCAAAAAATTGATGGACCTAACTGCCACGTGAGCCGCCATGTTTCCACGTCATGTCGTTTTCCTCGAAGTCGTTTGTCCTCGTCACCTACTTTTATCTCATCTCACGCGAAAATGTCAACAGATCGTACGGTGTTGCTGCGCGGGTGCACTGTAAGACCGTGGTCGCGAAAACACGCTGTCCAGATTTGGACTCTTCCCTCCATTTATATATTCTCGACTGTTTTTGTATTTCGCTCATAAAAAACCCTAGCCTTCCTCCTCCCTCTGCAACTTCCGGTGCTGTCGGAGGCATGGACGGAGCTCCCATCGAAGACGGTTTTCCGGCGGTGAAGCTCTTTAACCAAGGCTACTCCTACACTTACGATGACGTTATCTTCCACCCTGGTTACATTGACTTCCCCGCCGACGCGGTCCAGCTTGGCACCAAACTCAGCCGCAACGTCCACCTCTCAATACCCTGCGTGGCGTCGCCGATGGACACCGTCACCGAATCTGCCATGGCCGTGGCCATGGCCACTGTTGGCGGCGTCGGAATCATCCACTCCAACAACTCCGCTGCGGAGCAGGCGGCGTTGGTCCGTTCCGCCAAGTCGCGGCGTGTTCCTTTCGTGTCGGATCCAGTTGTGAAGTCCGCGTTCGATTCGGTGGATTCGGTTTCGGATTTCGGTTCTGCGCCGTACGTTTTGGTGACGGAATCGGGAACGGCAAAGTCGAAGATGTTGGGAGTGGTGTTGAGGTCTGATTGGGAGAAATTGAGCGATAAGGGAGTGAAGGTTTGTGAGTATATGGTGAGTTCTCCGGAGTCGGTTCCGGCTAGCTATGATTTTGAGCAAGTGGCGGGGTATTTGGCTGCAAAGAAGCTCAGTTTTGTGCCGTTGGTAAGGGATGATGAAGTGGTGGATGTGGTGACCACGGCGGATGTGGAGAGAATTCGTGGTTTTCCGAAACTGGGGATGCCGTCGTTGGATGCAAAAGGCGAGTTCTTGGTGGGAGCGGCGATAGGGACGAGAGAGTCGGATAAGGAAAGGTTGGAGCATTTGGTGAAGGCAGGTGCCAATGTTATTGTATTGGATAGCTCACAAGGGAATTCAATTTATCAAATTGAGATGACCAAGTATGCCAAGAAAATGTTTCCGGAAGTTGATGTGATTGGTGGGAATGTGGTTACGATAAGACAAGCTCAAAACTTGATTCAGGCAGGGGTGGATGGGTTGAGAGTTGGGATGGGGTCTGGCTCCATTTGCACCACACAGGAGGTTTGTGCAGTGGGAAGAGGGCAGGTAACATTGTTTTTCTTATCTATAGTGTTGATTGGTATTGCTAGAACTAGGCTTTTATTCGTGATGTATCTAGTCTGAAGATGGTTAAGCAACTTGAAGAAGATTGCTTTTTGTTGCTAAGGCGGTATCCATAATCCATTTATAGGTCGATAGCCATAGATTTGATGTTTTCATAGTAAAGAAAGATTTTTATCCATATCCCATACTGCTAATTATGTTAAGGACACTTTTTGGACTTTTTTGGGTGATGCCGAGGAGAGATATGGACATGTAGTTTAGGGTGATATTTTTTGAAACGAGACGATCATTTACAAGATATTGCTCTTCAATTGCTGAAAGGGAAAATGCcaaatcataagaaaataacTAGTGGGAAGGCCTATTGCCAAAAGCTATTACTTTGCTTTAAAGGTGTTTATGCTTTAAGGGAAAATGTTCAAAAGGTTGCATCAAGTGGTCATTAAATAGGTTTATTtgtcataggaaacaaatgtttCATTTAATTGGGCTCACCATTTGAGAGTTGACCATATCTAAAAGAATGTAGTCGGTGCTGTTGGTAATGGTTGGCAGCGATTCTTCCATAATAGAATTTTCTTGTCTTAAAACTTTACAGGCCACTGCTGTTTACAAGGTATCTTCTATTGCTGAGAGAAGTGGTGTGCCAGTCATTGCTGATGGTGGCATTTCAAACTCTGGGCATATCGTCAAGGCTTTGACTCTTGGAGCATCTACGGTGATGATGGGGAGCTTCTTGGCTGGAAGCAGTGAAGCTCCTGGGGCCTACGAGAATAAGGTATGACAGTACTGTGATCCACTTTTGTTTTATTGTTAAAAGTAGAGCAATATGAATATTCTTTTGTGGTGTTTGGAGTTAATATGATTTGTTGTTGTCTTTGTTGCTTTCAAAAGAAATGTACAGTCTAGATTGGTTTGTTACTTAACTGATTATTGGTGAATTGGATTAT
Protein-coding regions in this window:
- the LOC100245095 gene encoding inosine-5'-monophosphate dehydrogenase isoform X1; amino-acid sequence: MDGAPIEDGFPAVKLFNQGYSYTYDDVIFHPGYIDFPADAVQLGTKLSRNVHLSIPCVASPMDTVTESAMAVAMATVGGVGIIHSNNSAAEQAALVRSAKSRRVPFVSDPVVKSAFDSVDSVSDFGSAPYVLVTESGTAKSKMLGVVLRSDWEKLSDKGVKVCEYMVSSPESVPASYDFEQVAGYLAAKKLSFVPLVRDDEVVDVVTTADVERIRGFPKLGMPSLDAKGEFLVGAAIGTRESDKERLEHLVKAGANVIVLDSSQGNSIYQIEMTKYAKKMFPEVDVIGGNVVTIRQAQNLIQAGVDGLRVGMGSGSICTTQEVCAVGRGQATAVYKVSSIAERSGVPVIADGGISNSGHIVKALTLGASTVMMGSFLAGSSEAPGAYENKNGLKIKKYRGMGSLEAMTKGSDARYLGDTAKLKIAQGVVGAVADKGSVLKFIPYTMQAVKQGFQDLGASSLQSAHDLLRSELRLEVRRTISHYHSVLFTWIICWIFLQYMMYQ
- the LOC100245095 gene encoding inosine-5'-monophosphate dehydrogenase isoform X2, which translates into the protein MDGAPIEDGFPAVKLFNQGYSYTYDDVIFHPGYIDFPADAVQLGTKLSRNVHLSIPCVASPMDTVTESAMAVAMATVGGVGIIHSNNSAAEQAALVRSAKSRRVPFVSDPVVKSAFDSVDSVSDFGSAPYVLVTESGTAKSKMLGVVLRSDWEKLSDKGVKVCEYMVSSPESVPASYDFEQVAGYLAAKKLSFVPLVRDDEVVDVVTTADVERIRGFPKLGMPSLDAKGEFLVGAAIGTRESDKERLEHLVKAGANVIVLDSSQGNSIYQIEMTKYAKKMFPEVDVIGGNVVTIRQAQNLIQAGVDGLRVGMGSGSICTTQEVCAVGRGQATAVYKVSSIAERSGVPVIADGGISNSGHIVKALTLGASTVMMGSFLAGSSEAPGAYENKNGLKIKKYRGMGSLEAMTKGSDARYLGDTAKLKIAQGVVGAVADKGSVLKFIPYTMQAVKQGFQDLGASSLQSAHDLLRSELRLEVRTGAAQVEGGVHGLVSHEKKYF